From a single Desulfobulbaceae bacterium DB1 genomic region:
- a CDS encoding ABC transporter permease, translating to MDRIFTPIGKRLVLLCLPLGLLLALAFFFGSLLGSSNRNPFLLGDMLTELASPDSTQRTIITQIRFPRVLLAAVTGATLSLGGLVFQVLLRNPLAEPYILGISGGAAVGAIGGMLAGVSFFPGVTAAAFAGSMTTLGLVLLLASGTRAVRRDSLLLAGVMMNGFAGALIMFLISLSKSSELHHMLFWLMGDLSMVQPERLAFFYLIVPCAMIIFFLARPMNVLLAGREAAVSLGVDVKKISLLLLVTSTFMVSLVVCFSGLIGFVGLVIPHILRLVIGPDHRLLVPAAVFGGASYLVICDLLARTLPASGELPVGIITAMIGAPLFILLLRRSRQ from the coding sequence ATGGACAGGATATTCACCCCCATCGGCAAACGGCTGGTTCTTCTCTGCCTGCCGCTCGGCCTGCTGCTGGCGCTTGCCTTTTTTTTCGGCAGTCTGCTCGGCTCCTCCAATCGCAATCCTTTTCTTCTCGGCGACATGCTCACGGAACTTGCATCCCCGGACAGCACCCAACGGACCATCATCACACAGATTCGCTTTCCCCGGGTGTTGCTGGCCGCCGTCACCGGCGCCACCTTGTCGCTGGGGGGCCTGGTCTTTCAGGTTCTACTGCGCAATCCCCTGGCCGAGCCATACATTCTCGGCATTTCCGGCGGCGCCGCAGTGGGGGCCATCGGCGGCATGCTGGCGGGCGTCTCCTTTTTCCCCGGCGTGACGGCAGCCGCCTTTGCCGGCAGCATGACCACCCTCGGACTGGTGCTGCTGCTGGCCTCCGGCACACGGGCGGTTCGTCGGGATTCACTGCTTCTGGCCGGGGTGATGATGAACGGTTTTGCCGGAGCGCTCATCATGTTTCTCATCTCCCTGTCAAAAAGCAGTGAACTGCACCACATGCTTTTCTGGCTGATGGGCGACCTTTCCATGGTCCAGCCGGAAAGGCTTGCTTTCTTTTACCTCATTGTCCCATGCGCCATGATTATCTTTTTTCTCGCCCGGCCGATGAATGTTCTCCTCGCCGGCCGGGAGGCCGCGGTGTCACTGGGGGTGGATGTGAAAAAAATCTCGCTTCTCCTGCTTGTCACCTCGACCTTCATGGTCAGCCTGGTGGTCTGCTTCTCCGGGCTGATCGGTTTCGTCGGCCTGGTGATTCCCCATATTCTTCGCCTGGTCATCGGACCCGACCACCGACTGCTGGTGCCGGCAGCCGTTTTCGGCGGCGCCTCCTATCTGGTGATCTGCGATCTTCTGGCGCGAACCCTGCCCGCCTCGGGAGAACTTCCGGTGGGGATCATCACCGCCATGATCGGCGCGCCGCTTTTCATCCTGCTTCTCCGGAGAAGCCGGCAATGA
- a CDS encoding transporter, producing the protein MKQLIFLLILLFPIAAHATNGYWAHGYGAKSKAMAGSGSALPLDAMDAASNPATMVHLGNRLDVGMSAFMPDRSFTAGSDTGGNPSCILPGAYESDNDIFFIPHIAGNRMLDSRSSLGISIGANGGMNTEYDSAVFSSFDNPGGTASSPTGIDFKQVFLGLTYSRKISNNHSFGITPILAAQSFKVTGLEPFQPFSSDPSHVTNQGSDYSYGGGIKVGWLSRFSDSFSAGISYQSKLWMSRFEAYQGLFAEQGDFDIPPNLTVGLAWEILPTFTLVFDVQRIYFEKIKSIANQGDMIFQPGSILLGTDDGLGFGWEDTTIGKLGLQWQWRPDVVLRAGYSLSEQVISGEQALFNILAPAVVTEHYTCGLTKTLANKEINISLMYAPGEKVTGRNPNTGSQSGTLEMEQFEFEVSFSFLF; encoded by the coding sequence GTGAAACAGCTTATTTTTCTTCTTATACTGCTTTTTCCCATCGCCGCCCATGCCACCAACGGCTACTGGGCCCATGGATACGGCGCGAAAAGCAAGGCCATGGCCGGCAGCGGCTCGGCCCTGCCCCTGGACGCCATGGACGCCGCATCAAATCCGGCGACCATGGTCCATCTCGGCAACCGTCTGGACGTGGGAATGTCGGCATTCATGCCGGACAGAAGCTTCACCGCCGGAAGCGACACCGGCGGCAACCCGTCGTGCATTCTTCCGGGCGCCTACGAAAGCGACAATGATATTTTCTTCATCCCCCATATTGCCGGTAACCGCATGCTCGATTCCCGATCTTCGCTCGGCATCAGTATCGGGGCAAACGGCGGCATGAACACCGAGTACGACAGCGCCGTCTTTTCCTCTTTCGACAATCCCGGCGGCACGGCTTCTTCCCCCACCGGCATTGATTTCAAACAGGTGTTTCTGGGATTGACCTATTCCCGGAAAATATCAAACAACCACTCCTTCGGCATCACTCCGATACTTGCGGCGCAGTCATTCAAGGTCACCGGCCTGGAACCCTTTCAGCCCTTTTCCTCCGATCCTTCCCACGTCACCAATCAAGGTTCGGACTATTCCTACGGCGGGGGGATAAAAGTCGGCTGGCTGAGCAGATTCTCGGACAGCTTCTCGGCAGGCATCTCCTACCAGTCCAAGCTGTGGATGTCCCGATTCGAGGCGTACCAGGGGCTTTTTGCCGAGCAGGGTGATTTCGACATCCCGCCGAATCTTACCGTTGGCCTGGCCTGGGAAATCCTGCCGACTTTCACCCTGGTCTTTGATGTGCAGCGCATTTACTTTGAAAAAATCAAGTCAATTGCCAACCAGGGCGATATGATTTTTCAACCGGGGAGCATCCTGCTGGGCACTGATGACGGGCTTGGATTCGGCTGGGAGGATACCACCATCGGCAAGCTCGGCCTGCAGTGGCAATGGCGTCCGGATGTCGTGCTGCGGGCCGGTTACAGCCTGAGCGAGCAGGTAATTTCCGGAGAACAGGCCCTTTTCAACATCCTGGCCCCGGCAGTGGTGACCGAACATTACACCTGCGGCCTGACCAAAACCCTTGCAAACAAGGAAATCAACATCTCGCTGATGTATGCGCCGGGGGAAAAAGTCACCGGCCGTAATCCCAACACCGGTTCACAATCCGGAACCCTTGAAATGGAACAATTTGAATTTGAAGTCAGTTTCTCCTTCCTCTTTTAA
- a CDS encoding spore maturation protein: protein MKQKPAAINIIWLSLVVIATVTAAYTGRMDEVTKASFESAKSAVTLAIGLIGPMALWLGIMKVAEAGGLMRIVAGWVRPVMVRLFPDVPHDHPAMSAMIMNMAANALGLGNAATPMGIKAMQELEKLAPQKGTATNAMCLFLAINTSSVTLLPLGVITVRAAANAANPAAILIPSLIATCCSTLVAVVMAKVLAGRDDQAGAGRDEATNSEPEKAETVESELVPPGRIGKIFIWLLITAFLGGILYRLGQTPDFSVFSSDSLNAVSSWLIPVLISAFLLFGYLRGVKIYETLTEGAKEGFTTAIRIIPFMVAIFTAIGMFRASGAMDIMILLLSPLTEAVGMPAEALAMALMRPLSGSGAFGIMSEMVNQDPDGFLSFLVSVMQGSTETTFYVLAVYFGSVGIIRTRHALPAALCADAAGIVVSVVVCRLWWGG, encoded by the coding sequence ATGAAGCAAAAACCTGCCGCCATTAATATCATCTGGCTTTCCCTGGTGGTTATCGCCACGGTGACGGCCGCCTATACCGGCAGGATGGACGAGGTCACCAAGGCCTCGTTTGAATCGGCAAAAAGCGCGGTTACCCTGGCCATCGGACTAATCGGCCCCATGGCCCTTTGGCTCGGCATCATGAAGGTGGCCGAGGCCGGCGGGTTGATGCGCATTGTCGCCGGCTGGGTGCGGCCGGTGATGGTGCGGCTGTTCCCTGATGTGCCCCATGATCATCCGGCCATGAGCGCCATGATCATGAACATGGCGGCCAATGCCCTGGGACTCGGCAACGCCGCCACCCCGATGGGGATCAAGGCCATGCAGGAGCTGGAAAAACTGGCGCCGCAAAAGGGGACGGCCACCAATGCCATGTGTCTTTTCCTGGCCATCAACACCTCAAGCGTCACCCTGCTTCCCCTCGGCGTCATCACGGTGCGGGCCGCGGCCAATGCGGCAAACCCGGCGGCAATCCTCATCCCGTCGCTCATCGCCACCTGCTGTTCCACACTGGTTGCCGTTGTCATGGCTAAAGTGCTGGCCGGGCGCGACGATCAGGCAGGGGCCGGCCGGGATGAGGCAACGAACAGCGAGCCGGAAAAGGCGGAAACGGTTGAGAGTGAGCTTGTGCCGCCCGGCCGCATCGGTAAAATATTCATTTGGTTGCTGATCACCGCTTTTCTTGGAGGGATCCTTTACCGGCTCGGACAGACGCCGGATTTTTCCGTTTTTTCCTCCGACTCCTTGAACGCCGTGTCAAGCTGGCTCATTCCGGTCCTCATTTCCGCTTTTCTTCTCTTCGGTTATCTGCGCGGGGTAAAGATTTATGAAACCCTGACCGAGGGCGCCAAGGAGGGGTTCACCACCGCGATCCGCATCATTCCTTTCATGGTGGCCATTTTCACGGCAATCGGCATGTTCAGGGCAAGCGGCGCCATGGACATCATGATCCTTTTGCTTTCCCCGCTGACCGAGGCGGTTGGCATGCCGGCCGAGGCCCTGGCCATGGCGCTTATGCGGCCGCTCTCCGGCAGCGGCGCCTTTGGCATCATGAGTGAAATGGTCAACCAGGATCCGGACGGGTTCCTTTCCTTTCTCGTTTCCGTCATGCAGGGTTCGACGGAAACCACCTTTTATGTGCTGGCCGTTTATTTCGGCAGCGTGGGCATCATCCGCACCCGTCATGCCCTGCCGGCCGCCCTGTGCGCCGATGCGGCGGGCATCGTGGTCTCGGTTGTGGTTTGCCGGCTTTGGTGGGGAGGGTGA
- a CDS encoding ABC transporter, producing MKAVEARNICLAYNGKKVLENLSFHIESGEFFIIIGPNGAGKSSLLTTLAATGKKAAGTISLFARELHQYRRRELARIAALVPQGLESGFPFKVADTVLMGRSPHVGLLGIETEKDHAIATHAMAATDTLHLAGRTLDQLSGGEKQRVSIARAICQQPRILFLDEPTAALDLAHQIRIMDLLEKLRRENGITICMVSHDINLAAMYAGRLLLLKNGRLVACGGPEDVLRRELLEKSYECRLLVDENPLCRTRRVLPVPEKFRHGPGAEHDK from the coding sequence ATGAAAGCGGTGGAGGCCCGGAACATATGCCTGGCGTACAACGGCAAGAAAGTGTTGGAGAATCTTTCTTTCCACATCGAAAGCGGGGAATTTTTCATCATCATCGGCCCCAACGGCGCGGGCAAATCCTCCCTGCTCACCACGCTTGCCGCCACGGGGAAAAAAGCGGCAGGGACCATCTCCCTTTTTGCAAGGGAGCTGCATCAGTATCGTCGCCGGGAACTGGCGCGGATTGCCGCCCTGGTACCCCAGGGACTGGAGTCCGGCTTCCCTTTCAAGGTTGCCGACACGGTGCTCATGGGCCGTTCACCTCATGTCGGCCTGCTGGGGATTGAGACGGAAAAAGACCATGCAATCGCCACGCACGCCATGGCGGCGACCGATACCCTGCACCTGGCGGGGCGCACCTTGGACCAATTGAGCGGCGGAGAAAAACAGCGGGTGAGCATCGCCCGGGCCATCTGCCAGCAGCCGCGCATCCTTTTTCTCGATGAACCCACCGCCGCGCTTGATCTTGCCCATCAAATACGCATCATGGATCTGCTGGAAAAACTGCGCCGGGAAAACGGCATCACCATCTGCATGGTTTCCCACGACATCAATCTGGCCGCCATGTATGCCGGACGCCTGCTGCTGTTAAAGAACGGCAGGCTGGTTGCCTGCGGCGGACCAGAGGACGTGCTGCGGCGTGAATTGCTGGAAAAGAGTTACGAGTGCCGGCTGCTGGTGGATGAAAATCCGCTCTGTCGCACCCGGCGCGTCCTGCCCGTGCCGGAAAAATTTCGGCACGGGCCCGGGGCGGAGCACGACAAATGA